In Streptomyces sp. Li-HN-5-11, the sequence CAGAAGGGCTCGCCGCCCGTTCCGATCGGACCGGGCGGCGAGCCGGTTGCCGACAGCTTCTACTTCGTGCACCAGCCGCTGGCCGGAAACGGCAGCATCACTGTCTCCGTTTCCGCGCTCAACAGCAGCATCCCCGAAAGTCCCGGGGACCTGCGGCCTGGCGTCGTGCCGTGGGCGAAGGCCGGGCTCATCATCAAGGAGAGCACCCGCCAGGGATCGCCCTACGCGGCGATCATGGCCACCGGCAGCCACGGCGTGCGGATGCAGGACGGCTACGTCAACGACACGGCCGGCCTCAGCGGCCCTGTCTCCGCCGCGTCTGTCCGCTGGTTGCGGCTGGACCGATCGGGCGACGCGATCACCGGCTCCGCCTCAGCCGACGGCACGCACTGGAACAAGGTGGGCACCGCGCACGTGCGCGGGCTCGGACCGACCGTGCAGGGCGGGCTGTTCGTCGCCTCCCCGCCTGTCGTGGGCGGCGGGGGCACGGCCGGCAGTGTGTCCACGGCCACCTTCGAGGATGTTCGTACCCAGGGAGGCTGGGCCGGTGGCAACTGGACAGGCGGGCAGGTGGGAGCCGAGTCCCCCAGCTTCGCCGGCTACCCGGCGAACACCTCGGGTTCGTTCACCGGCTCCGGTGCCCGGTTCACGGTGACCGGTGCCGGCGACATAGCGCCCGCTGTCCGCGACAGCCTGCCGACCGGCGGCCACCTCCGGGACCTCCTCGTCGGCACGTTCGCCGCGCTGATCGCGGTGATCGTCGTGGCGGTGCTGTTCGTCACCGAGGAGTACCGGAACAAGATGATCCACCTCACCCTGGCCGCGAGTCCGAGGCGGAGCCGGGTGCTGGTGGCCAAGGCGATCGTGTTGTGGGCCGTCACCTTCGTCTCCGGGCTGGCGGGAGCGGCGCTCGCGACTCCGCTCGGCGAGCGGCTCGCCGAGGACAACGGCGTCTACATCTTCCCGGTGTCGTCCCTGACCGAACTTCGGGTGGCGCTCGGGACCGCGGCGCTGCTCGCGACCACCTCGGTCCTGGCCCTCTCCGTCGGCGCCGTCCTCCGGCACGGTGCGGGCGCGGTCACCACGGTCATCGTGGCCATCGTGCTGCCCTACCTCCTGATCGCCATCCCGTTCATGCCCGCAGGCGTGTCGAAGGGAGTGGCCACGGTGACCCCGGGAGCAGCTTTCGCCGTCCAGCAGACGCTTGTGCCGTATCACCAGGTCTCAAGCAATTACACGCCGTACTACGGCTACTACCCGCTGGCGTCGTGGGCCGGGCTCGCCGTCCTGGCCGGCTACGCGGTGGCGAGCCTGGCCGTGGCCGCCGTCCTCCTCAACAGGAGGGACGCATGAGAATGGCACTGCACGCGGAATGGACGAAGTTGCGGACCGTCGCCGGCCCTCTGTGGCTGCTGCTGGGTACCGCCGCGGCGACGGTGGCCCTGAGCACTGTGGCGATCTCGGTGGTGAACTGCACGGCCCGTGGCTGCGGCGGCGACACGACCAAGGTCAGCCTCATGGGCGTCCAACTCGGCCAGGCGCTGGTCGCCATCCTGGCCGTAGTGGTCATCAGCGGCGAGTACAGCTCGGGCATGATCCGCACCACCGTGACGGCGGTGCCGCAGCGGGCCGCCGTCCTCGCGGCCAAGGCCACTGCTCTCACCGGCGTCGTGGCCGTGGCCGCAACCGCCGCTGTCCTCGGGTCGCTGCTTGCCGGGTGGCTCATCCTGCCCGCCCCGGAGGACCAGGCCCTGTCCCTGGCCGACGGGCCGACGCTGCGCGCGGTCGTCGGGTCGGTCCTCTACCTGGTACTGGTCGCCCTTCTCAGCCTCGGTGTCGCGACCGCCGTGCGGGACTCCGCCACCGGCATCGGGATCGTCCTCGGCCTGCTCTACGTCGTCCCCGTCGTCTCCCGCACCATCAGCGATCCGCACTGGCAGCGCCTGCTGCAGAAGATCGCGCCGATGAGCGCCGGACTCGCCGTCCAGGCCACCACTGACCTCCCCAGCCTGCCCATCAGCCCCTGGGCCGGCCTCGGCGTGACCACCGGGTGGGCCGCCGCGGCGCTGTTGGTCGGCGGCCTGCTGCTGCGCATACGTGACGCCTGAACGCCCTCTCCGGCCAGTCGACCGCCCGCCCCACCCGACGGGGCGTCCTCTGCGGTCGGGGAAGGTCGCGTCCGCGCCACCCACTGGTGGATCGTCGACGGTGAGACGTACCTCGGGGCCATCGACCTTCGGCACCATCCGAACGCCCTTCTGTTGGAAGGCGGCGGACACATCGGCTACAGCGTCCGGCCTTCTGCCCGCAGACGCGGACCGGCCACGTGGGCGCTGGGCGCCGTTCTGCTCAAGGCGCCGGCGCTCGGTCCCGACCGGGTCCTCCTCACCTGTGACGACGGCAACGCCGGCTCGGCCCGCACCATCGAAAGCAGTGGTGGCGTCCTCGAAGACGTGCGCAGCACCGAGATCGGGGTCGAGCGCCGCTACTGGATCACTCTCGACGACGCGAGTCGCAGCCCATCGTCGATGGCCGGGACGGGGCCGGTCGCCTCGTAGCGGTCGGCTGGGTCGTCGTACCGCGTGGCCACGGCGCGCAGCCTTTGATGCGAGCCGCACTCGACCGCTCCGGTGCGCTGCGTGGGCCGGTGCGGAACCGTCCCTACCGGTGCTCGGGGTTCTCGTAGTCGTGGCGGCAGCCCGCGTCCCAGGCGGTCCGCTGGTTGCCGTAGGCGGGGATGCCCCCCAAATCCTTCAACGCCCGGGCCAGGTGCAGCAGGTTCCAGGTCATGAAGGTGGTGTTGCGGTTGGTGAAGTCGTTCTCCGGGCCGCCCGAGCCCGCGTCGAGGTAGGAGGGCCCCGGGCCGGCCTCGCCGATCCATCCTGCGTCCGCCTGGGGCGGGATGGTGTAACCCAGGTGCTGCAGGCTGTAGAGGACGTTCATGGCACAGTGTTTGACGCCGTCCTCGTTGCCGGTGATGAGGCAGCCGCCGACGCGGCCGTAGTAGGCGTACTGGCCGGCGTCGTTGAGCAGGCTGGAGCAGGAGTAGAGGCGTTCGATCACCCGCTTCGTCACGGAACTGTTGTCGCCCAGCCAGATGGGGCCGGCCAGGACGAGGATGTCGGCGGCGAGGACCTGCCGGTACAGGTCCGGCCAGGCGTCCGTCTCCCAGCCGTGCTCCGTCATGTCGGGCCACACACCGGTGGCGATGTCGTGGTCCACCGCCCGCAGGACATCGACCCGCACTCCCTGCGCGTCCATGATCGCGACACTGCGGTCGATCAGGCCCTGGGTGTTGCTCGTGTCCGGCGAGCGTTTGAGGGTGCAGTTGATCACCAGGGCACGCAGGTCGTCGTACCGGGCCGGTGGTGCGTCGGCGGCGGGCTGCGAAGCGGTCACACGGTCCTCCAGAAGTCCTGCCGCCGCGCTGTGCACGGGCGGCGCATCCGAGTCCAGCGTGGGGACCGGGCGGCTGCGCCGCCACCGTGGATCGCCCGAATGGTCTGCTGGACGCATGAGCCGAGCGTGGCGCGAGCCGCCACTGCCACGAGCACATGGGCCAGAAACCCTGTTCGGCCGCCGACGAGTGGCCGGCGGAACACCGCACACAGCAGGTGGCACTGCCCTACGTCCTTCCACTCGCCGTGCGCTTAATGGTCGAGGAGCCGCTGCTCGACGCCTTCTTCTACGAGGGCGACCTGCTGCTCGCCGCCGTCAATGCCCCTGCCCAGCTGTTCGGCCGGGCTCTCTCCCGCGGCTTCGGTAAGTGTCTTCAGCGCACCAGGAGATCGGTGGCGACCTCCAGTCGCTCGAGGTGGAACTCCCGTGATGAGGCCTGATGCTTGAGGCCGATGGACGCGCTGATCATCGTCTGTGCGACAAGGGGGGCCGCGTCCTGTCCTGACTCGACGGCGATCGCTTCCGTGATCAGTTCCTCGAAACGTCGCTGCGTGGTCTCGGCGATCTCTCCGAGGAGGTCGGGGTTGTCCTCGATGACCGCTGCGACGTCGCGCGTCAGCGGGCCGATGGAGCGGCCCGCCCAATGGTCGAACGCTTCGACGAGGCGCTCTGGGAGGGGTCGGCCGGGGTCGGCCAGGACGTGTTCGACCGCTGTGATGTCCCGCTCCAGGGCCTGGGTGACCGCGGCACGGAACAGCGTCTCCTTCGAGGAGAAGAGGAAGTAGAGCCCGGGCCGGGAGATGTGCGCCGCCCGCGCCACCTCCTCCATCGAGGTCTTCCGGTAACCGAATCGTGAGGACCAGCCGGCTGCGCACCCCGCCCTTCGGGAGCAGCCGGTGCGCCTCGCCGTCACGACGCCCGGATGTGCGTTGGCGGCTCGTGCCTGCGACCCGGTACCGCTGGTGGTCGGCGGGACGTGTTGGCGCCGACTGGTCAGCCTCTCGCTTTGCCAGGAGTCTTGGTGTCCGCTCGGGTTTTTCGGTGGCCACAGGCAAGGATCATTCCCACGTATCCCCCGCGGATGATTCCGGACAGCCTGACGTGGTGTATCTGAAATTCCTGCGCGAAGTCGCTCAGTGTCATTGCGACCTCGGCTTCGTCGATATCGCAGGCCGGGAAATGGACATCGCCCACCTGATATCCAATGGAATTTTTCATGAAGGCGGCGGCGAAGGGAGCCCCCGGGCTCAGCGCTCGCAGGAAAGAACTCACCCCGTGCCGAAATTCTGCGTGTGATGCGGTGATGCACTCGGGGACGAAGAACATCGTACCGAGATCCCAGCGACCGACGCTGTCATGGAGGTCGAAGAGACTGCCTTGCTGGATCTGCGCTACGTCCCTGAAGCGCTCCCTGGACTCGATGCCGAGTTGCGCATATGCGCTGTCCTTGCACAGGACGTCCCAGAACTGATCCCAGTGGGGGTCGTAGCCGAAGCACTGGGCGCGGAGATATTCCAGATTCCGGGCGGAGTTGTCGAGGAGTGTGATCTCTTCGCTCCAGGGAAGCATGGCCAGGGCGGGATAGAGATTGGGCCCGCTGCCGACATCGATGGCGGAAACGGCCCGACCGTTGCGCTGGTAGTGGTCACTGAAATGGTCACGCACTCGGGCGAGGATCTCTTCGTCTTCCGGTCTCATCGCGGCATAGTTGTGACTGATGTACGCCTCGGGGTCGAATTCGTCCCAGGGCATGTCGGCATTCAGTGGCCCACTCTCCATGCGCATTGGGTCGCCGCCTGCCCTCACGCCGGCCCGCCTCGCCGGCTGCGCGACCTTCTGCGACCGCCGTTCGCGGTGTTCCTCGGTGAGCCGCTGCACCTGACGTCGCAGCACCTCGATCTCCTGCTGCAACTGCCGCAACTGCTCCTGCCGGGCTTCGAGGAGAACGTCGGACTCTTTGATGTACTCCGAGGCCGCGGACAGTTGCTTTCGCGCCTCGGCGACCTCGGCGACGGCCTGCGCGGTCTGTCGCTCGGCTTCCGTGGCCCGCCGTTCCGCCTGCCTGCGCCGCATGCGCTCCGCCATCCGCCGCCTGAGCTCCTGGTCGGCGCGTTGCTCTTCTCGTTCGACGAGTCCGAGAAGCTGGTCGACTCGTCGAACGAGATCGGGGGTGGTGCCTTCGATGCCCTGGGGGGAGGAGCAGAAGGTTCCGACGAGGGTCCGCAGGGCGTCGGCTTCCCGTTGGAGGGTCTGGTAGTCGACGCGGCCGGCCGCGGTGCTGACGAGCAGCGGCTCCGAGCGCCGTAACGGAGTACGGGATGGCTGAGCCTCGTCCAGCAACGTACGCCACATACTCTCGTCGCAGGGTTCACCGGCCCACGTGCTCCACAACCGCACTACGGTCATCAGCTGTTCGCCGCTGCCGGGATCCGGTGTCCTCGCCTCCTCCCACTCCTCGTGCAGCCACTCGGCGAGACGCCTGTCCAGAGCCGAGTCGCGGCCACCGGCCTTCCGCGCAGTCTCCCGGCGCGAAAACTTCCGTCCGGGTTGCTTGTCGTACGCGTTCTTGGCCCTTCTTTCCAGGGCCCGCAGCGCGTCGTACAACTCACGGGCCTCGGGCGGCTTCCCCATGCGTACCCCCGCTGTCGTTGCCCGCCCAGGTGCCCTGCGGGCAGGTCCTTGAGCAGGAGCTTAGAGGCTCTTTGCCCGCGGTGCCCGCCCTGTCGGACATCATGCGCCCTCACCCTGCACCGTCGTCCTGACCGACCGCTCAAGCCCAACAGGCACCAAGGAGTTGAAGGACATGGACAAGACGAAAACCAGCACCCGCGCCCTCCGCCGCGCCGCGCTCTTCAGCCTGGTACGAGGTGCGGCCTGGGCGGCGGGCTCCGCGCTCACGGCGTTGGTCATCACATGGGCGCAGCACCGGTGACCGGCGGCACCGATCGGCCCCTGATTCTTCGGACCGGGCCGACCCCGCCCGGCCGGTCGCGCGGCCGGACCTTCCGCTGTCGGGTCTCCATCCGTGGGTGGAGACCTCTCCATCGACCCGTGGGTGCTGGTGACCTGCTTCGCGCTCGGAGCACTCTTGAGGCATGGGATCACTCCGCTCAGCACTGGTTGCTCTCACGGTCGTCTGCATCCTGATCTTTGTTGTGACCTGGATCGTGGGTGCCGTCTACTTCGGAGTGAGGAGCCAGCACGGTCTGCGAGGCTGGGTGCGTGGACTGCGTCGCACGTTGCCCCGCCGGGTACTGCTGGTCGCGGGGGCGTACGGGTTCTCCTTGCTGGTCAGGCACTCTGGGGGCGTCTGGCGCCATCTTCAGTACTGGCAGGCCGAGCTCGCGCTCCTGGGTGGCCTGCTTGCCGTCGCTTCCACCGCTTTGCTGCTGTGGGCCCGCTGGGTTCTGGGCACGATGTGGGCCAGTGTCCCGATGGTCCACGAGCACCACGAGCTGCGTACGGAGGGTCCCTACCGGCTGGTCCGCCATCCCATCTACACCGGCTTGCTCGGCCTGGTCGTCGGTTCCATGTTGGCCTGCGGCTTCGGCGTGTGGACAGCCGTCCTGGTGGCCGCCGTCCCGTGGCTGCTTCTCCGGGTCCGGACCGAGGACGGCCTCATGGCAGGTCGGTTCGGGGCTGCCTACGACGCCTACCGCGCTCGCGTCCCGGCGCTGGTCCCGTGGACGCGTCCCGCCCGGATCGGCCCCCAGAACCCGACGTGAATTCATTCGATGCCTCAAGCGATAGGCCGCCCGAGAGGTCTTCAACCTGGTCAGGACGGCGTCCAGCGCCCCCTCGGTCCGCCTCGCGGCCGGCGGTCGTCGTCGGCCTTCCGGACCTCCGCCCTGACCGCCGGGCCCGCGGACGGCCTTGTACCGCCCCTGGCCGACGAGATTCCGGCGTGCTACTCGCCGGTGGCAGGCGCGGTGCGGGTCGGTCTGCCCAGCACCCAGAAGAGCACGCCGAGAAGCATGAATGCGACGAGCGGGACGGCCTCCGTCAGCAGGTACCTCCAGCGCTCGCCATAACTCCAGCCGGCCGGGGCGTAGCCGGAGCCGAACCAGTGGTCGCCGAGTCCCGGGGCGACCAGCTGCACGCTGGCGAACAGGATGAGCAGGGTGAGCACCGTGCTGAGGGCGCGGGGGATGGGCGCCCTGTAGGGGCGGGGGACGTCCGGAACCTTGCGGCGCAGTACCGCGAGGGCCGGGAAGATGCCCAGGTAGCTGACGAGAGTGGTGGAGACGGCGAGGCCGAGGACGGCACCGAAGAGCTTGCCGGCGCTGCCGCCCGTCAGTTGGTGGGCCAGAACGAGGACGGTCGTGGACACCGCACCGCTGAGGATGTTGACCCGAACGGGGGTGCCGAACCGGCTGGAGATGACGCCGAGGAACCGGGGTGCCGCGCCGTCGTAGCCGGAGACGGCGAGGGCACGGTCCGATCCCATGATCCACGTGACTCCGGAGGACAGCACGGTGAGGATGAACATGATCGCGGCGAGGTCTCCGAGCAGGCGGCCGGCGCCGCTGAGTGTGGCCGTGCCGTCGGCGGCGACATGGCCGCCGTACACGGTGAAGACCTGCCGGATGGCGTCGACGAAACCGCCGAGTCCGGTGATGGCCTTGACCGGCAGGACGAGCAGGATGCCGAGGATCGGCAGCGCGTACAGCAGCACGGCGAGGCCTGCGCTGCGGAAGATGGCGAAGGGCACGTCCTTCTGGGCGTCGGTCATCTCGTCGCCGGCGGTGTTGGGCAGCTCGAAACCGACGTAGTTGAACATCAGGACGGGTA encodes:
- a CDS encoding SCO2525 family SAM-dependent methyltransferase, which codes for MGKPPEARELYDALRALERRAKNAYDKQPGRKFSRRETARKAGGRDSALDRRLAEWLHEEWEEARTPDPGSGEQLMTVVRLWSTWAGEPCDESMWRTLLDEAQPSRTPLRRSEPLLVSTAAGRVDYQTLQREADALRTLVGTFCSSPQGIEGTTPDLVRRVDQLLGLVEREEQRADQELRRRMAERMRRRQAERRATEAERQTAQAVAEVAEARKQLSAASEYIKESDVLLEARQEQLRQLQQEIEVLRRQVQRLTEEHRERRSQKVAQPARRAGVRAGGDPMRMESGPLNADMPWDEFDPEAYISHNYAAMRPEDEEILARVRDHFSDHYQRNGRAVSAIDVGSGPNLYPALAMLPWSEEITLLDNSARNLEYLRAQCFGYDPHWDQFWDVLCKDSAYAQLGIESRERFRDVAQIQQGSLFDLHDSVGRWDLGTMFFVPECITASHAEFRHGVSSFLRALSPGAPFAAAFMKNSIGYQVGDVHFPACDIDEAEVAMTLSDFAQEFQIHHVRLSGIIRGGYVGMILACGHRKTRADTKTPGKARG
- a CDS encoding contact-dependent growth inhibition system immunity protein; the encoded protein is MGQKPCSAADEWPAEHRTQQVALPYVLPLAVRLMVEEPLLDAFFYEGDLLLAAVNAPAQLFGRALSRGFGKCLQRTRRSVATSSRSRWNSRDEA
- a CDS encoding ABC transporter permease, which translates into the protein MRMALHAEWTKLRTVAGPLWLLLGTAAATVALSTVAISVVNCTARGCGGDTTKVSLMGVQLGQALVAILAVVVISGEYSSGMIRTTVTAVPQRAAVLAAKATALTGVVAVAATAAVLGSLLAGWLILPAPEDQALSLADGPTLRAVVGSVLYLVLVALLSLGVATAVRDSATGIGIVLGLLYVVPVVSRTISDPHWQRLLQKIAPMSAGLAVQATTDLPSLPISPWAGLGVTTGWAAAALLVGGLLLRIRDA
- a CDS encoding flavodoxin family protein, whose product is MTASQPAADAPPARYDDLRALVINCTLKRSPDTSNTQGLIDRSVAIMDAQGVRVDVLRAVDHDIATGVWPDMTEHGWETDAWPDLYRQVLAADILVLAGPIWLGDNSSVTKRVIERLYSCSSLLNDAGQYAYYGRVGGCLITGNEDGVKHCAMNVLYSLQHLGYTIPPQADAGWIGEAGPGPSYLDAGSGGPENDFTNRNTTFMTWNLLHLARALKDLGGIPAYGNQRTAWDAGCRHDYENPEHR
- a CDS encoding isoprenylcysteine carboxylmethyltransferase family protein, producing MGSLRSALVALTVVCILIFVVTWIVGAVYFGVRSQHGLRGWVRGLRRTLPRRVLLVAGAYGFSLLVRHSGGVWRHLQYWQAELALLGGLLAVASTALLLWARWVLGTMWASVPMVHEHHELRTEGPYRLVRHPIYTGLLGLVVGSMLACGFGVWTAVLVAAVPWLLLRVRTEDGLMAGRFGAAYDAYRARVPALVPWTRPARIGPQNPT
- a CDS encoding APC family permease, producing the protein MAAGQTTFEPADTPAAALVERQKLRKHFGRFDILFFLLCTIVGVDTIGTVASKGAEAFTWLIVLAAVFFVPSALLTAELGAAFPDEGGPYVWTSRAFGRLAGAVNNFLYWITNPVWLGGTLSVSAATAYTTFFNDGKDLSTPAFYAFTLVFVWVGVLAAILSFDVGKWIPTIGAWSRFILLGLFTVTVVVYGIQHGLHGFGIGDFSPTYAGFVGLVPVLMFNYVGFELPNTAGDEMTDAQKDVPFAIFRSAGLAVLLYALPILGILLVLPVKAITGLGGFVDAIRQVFTVYGGHVAADGTATLSGAGRLLGDLAAIMFILTVLSSGVTWIMGSDRALAVSGYDGAAPRFLGVISSRFGTPVRVNILSGAVSTTVLVLAHQLTGGSAGKLFGAVLGLAVSTTLVSYLGIFPALAVLRRKVPDVPRPYRAPIPRALSTVLTLLILFASVQLVAPGLGDHWFGSGYAPAGWSYGERWRYLLTEAVPLVAFMLLGVLFWVLGRPTRTAPATGE
- a CDS encoding ABC transporter permease subunit, whose product is MTAPPTPSRSGLRAGRNGFAHVVHAEWTKFRTVRGWVTGMVAAALMLVLFALLAGTSSNQKGSPPVPIGPGGEPVADSFYFVHQPLAGNGSITVSVSALNSSIPESPGDLRPGVVPWAKAGLIIKESTRQGSPYAAIMATGSHGVRMQDGYVNDTAGLSGPVSAASVRWLRLDRSGDAITGSASADGTHWNKVGTAHVRGLGPTVQGGLFVASPPVVGGGGTAGSVSTATFEDVRTQGGWAGGNWTGGQVGAESPSFAGYPANTSGSFTGSGARFTVTGAGDIAPAVRDSLPTGGHLRDLLVGTFAALIAVIVVAVLFVTEEYRNKMIHLTLAASPRRSRVLVAKAIVLWAVTFVSGLAGAALATPLGERLAEDNGVYIFPVSSLTELRVALGTAALLATTSVLALSVGAVLRHGAGAVTTVIVAIVLPYLLIAIPFMPAGVSKGVATVTPGAAFAVQQTLVPYHQVSSNYTPYYGYYPLASWAGLAVLAGYAVASLAVAAVLLNRRDA
- a CDS encoding TetR/AcrR family transcriptional regulator; amino-acid sequence: MTARRTGCSRRAGCAAGWSSRFGYRKTSMEEVARAAHISRPGLYFLFSSKETLFRAAVTQALERDITAVEHVLADPGRPLPERLVEAFDHWAGRSIGPLTRDVAAVIEDNPDLLGEIAETTQRRFEELITEAIAVESGQDAAPLVAQTMISASIGLKHQASSREFHLERLEVATDLLVR